The sequence below is a genomic window from Oscillatoria acuminata PCC 6304.
GCCAGTCCGTAGGCAGGGGCAAAGGTTTGGGGACGAAACCCCCAAGGCTGAAACCTTTGGCAGAATTGCTCTAGAACTTGGGGATTGATGGGTTCGGCGGCATTTCCGGCGGCTTGCCAATGGCTGAGATCGAGGGTTGCTGGTTCGGGGGTGATGCGCTGCAAACAATAGGCGTAGGCAAAGTTGGGGGCTTGGCTGTGGGTGGCGCGGTAGTGGGAAATGGCTTCTAGCCAGCGTTGCGGGGATTTGATGAAGGCGGTTGGGGACATTAAATAACAGGGCGTGCCGTTGTACAGGGGTTCAAGAATGCCCTCAACTAAGCCGTAGTCGTGAAAATAGGGCATCCAAGTGACGGTGATGCTGTGGGAGTCGTAGCCCCCCGCTTGTTGCAGTTCGGCTAAATGGCTGATGAGGTTATGGTGGTCAAGCATCACGCCTTTGGGGATGGAGGTTGAACCGGAGGTATATTGCAGGTAGGCGAGGGTATGGCCGTCGATTTGGGGGTTTTGCCAGTGGTGGGCAAAGTGCAGGGGAATTTTATCAGTCGCTGTCCAAGGGAGGGTAGCCAGTTGCGGGTGGTTTTGTAGGGTGTAGTGAAGGAAGAGTGAGGGGCTGCCGTTGAGTTGGCTGACAAAGCTTTTGGCTTGAAAGGTGAGGGCGGGGTTTGGGCGAGTGAGTTGGTTGTGGGTGGTTAAGATGAGGGAGGCATTGGCATCAGTGGCGATCGCTTCTAGTCTGGGTAAGGTGCGTTTGAGTCGGGTGGTGTCTGGGGCTGGGGCTGGAATGGCGATGACTCCGGCATAAAGACAACCAAACAGGGCGGCGATCGCATCAAGGCTTTGGGGATAAACTAGGAGAACTCTAGACCCCGGAGAGAGTTGACTTTGTAGGTAGGCGGCGATCGCTTTTGCTTTTTGGTCGAGTTGGCGATAGGTGAGTTGACTGGTGGGGGTTTTGCCGTTTTTGAGGAAAGTGTAGGCAATTTGGTTGGGCTGTTGGTGGGCGCGGGTTTGTAGGAGGTGAATGAGGGTAAAAAAGGTCATGGGTGGGATAAATGTTAATAAAAATCAAGAAATTGAGGGAATGCGATCGCCATCCCCCCAATGATGGCATATATGCTATCATTGGCTCATGTGTAGCAAACTTGTGATTGACACCAACGTTTTTGTCAGTGCCTTGATTAGTCCCGATGGAGTCAGTCGTGCCGTGCTTCGTGCCTGCTTACAAGGCAAGTATCAACCCATGATGGGAACGGCTTTGTTTTTGGAGTATGAGTCCATTCTGGCAAGCTCAGAAGTCATGGTACGTTGTCCGCTACCGAAAGCAGATGTTGAAGCATTGCTGGCTGCTTTGATGTCGGTGAGTCAATGGGTTCAGATTTATTACTTATGGCGGCCAAACTTGCGGGATGAAGCCGATAATCATTTGATTGAGTTGGCGATCGCAGGCAATGCCGAGGCAATTGTCACCCAGAATGTTAAAGATTTCCAGCAGCGCGAACTCATCTTTCCCCAGCTTTCTATTCTTTCCCCTGAAGCATTGATTACGGAGTAAGTATATGGCAACTTTAACGATTCGTTTACCCGATGAAAAACATTCTCGCCTGAAAGCACTGGCTCAATCTCGTGGCATCAGTGTGAATAAATTAATGGAAGAACTCTCGACGCTTGCACTAGCTGAGTTTGATACTCAGACACGGTTTCAAGCCTTAGCAATGCAGGGAGATGTGGCGCGGGGTTTAGAGATTTTAGATCGGTTAGATGAACACAATTATTAGAGAAGGTAAGCCATGCCCACCCTACCAGTTAAATTTTTGTCCTAGATAATCTTCCAGTTTTTCGTTATAGGGTTGGAAATATTGGGTCAGCTGTTGATGTAATCCTGGGCTTATGGCGTTGTATTTTCGCTGATTAAGATTGCGATATTCTGGTAAGGGGTGATGTTCTAGTCCTAAAAAGTTGTAAATCTGTTGCAGGGTGGCGGGGGTATTCTGAAATAAGTCTTCGCTGCGAAGGACTAGAATCTGTTCTCTGGGAAACTGCTCAAACCATTGGGGTAGATAGCGGATATACTGACTAAAGGCTAAGTGAA
It includes:
- a CDS encoding putative toxin-antitoxin system toxin component, PIN family translates to MCSKLVIDTNVFVSALISPDGVSRAVLRACLQGKYQPMMGTALFLEYESILASSEVMVRCPLPKADVEALLAALMSVSQWVQIYYLWRPNLRDEADNHLIELAIAGNAEAIVTQNVKDFQQRELIFPQLSILSPEALITE
- a CDS encoding toxin-antitoxin system HicB family antitoxin → MATLTIRLPDEKHSRLKALAQSRGISVNKLMEELSTLALAEFDTQTRFQALAMQGDVARGLEILDRLDEHNY